In Podarcis muralis chromosome 14, rPodMur119.hap1.1, whole genome shotgun sequence, one genomic interval encodes:
- the OAZ2 gene encoding LOW QUALITY PROTEIN: ornithine decarboxylase antizyme 2 (The sequence of the model RefSeq protein was modified relative to this genomic sequence to represent the inferred CDS: deleted 1 base in 1 codon): MINTQDSSILPLSNCPQLQCCRHIVPGPLWCSDAPHPLSKIPGGRGVGRDPSLSALIYKDEKLTVNQDLPVHDGKPHIVHFQYKVTEVKVSSWDAVLSNQSLFVEIPDGVLADGSKEGLLALLEFAEEKMKASYVFICFRKSREDRAALLKTFSFLGFEIVRPGHPCVPSRPDVLFMVYPLDQVSSDDD; the protein is encoded by the exons tagTATTTTGCCTTTGAGTAACTGCCCCCAACTACAGTGCTGCAGGCACATTGTCCCAGGGCCTCTGTGGTGCTCC GATGCCCCTCACCCACTGTCGAAGATCCCCGGTGGGCGAGGGGTTGGCAGGGATCCTTCTCTCTCAGCTTTGATATATAAG GATGAGAAGCTCACTGTTAACCAAGATCTTCCAGTGCACGATGGGAAACCACACATTGTCCACTTCCAGTACAAAGTTACGGAAGTAAAGGTCTCTTCTTGGGATGCAGTGCTATCCAATCAGAGTCTTTTTGTGGAAATCCCTGATGGTGTATTAGCTGATGGGAGTAAAGAAGG ATTATTAGCACTGTTGGAATTTGCTGAAGAAAAAATGAAAGCAAGTTATGTCTTTATTTGCTTCCGAAAAAGCAGAGAAGACAGAG CTGCATTACTGAAGACATTCAGTTTTTTGGGCTTTGAAATTGTGAGGCCTGGCCATCCCTGTGTCCCATCACGACCAGATGTGTTGTTCATGGTATACCCCCTGGATCAGGTCTCTTCTGATGATGATTAG